Proteins encoded in a region of the Streptomyces sp. NBC_00258 genome:
- a CDS encoding helix-turn-helix domain-containing protein, producing the protein MRRYRLERGISVQKLADICTEEYGLPIKRSVLANFEGGRRPALSVVELLVIARILKVPPVQLLFPVGLEETTEVLPGKPVNTWAALQWFTGEASRLPGDDPETAPMEGAAAVRMFRRHDRLVAEWSDNNRQLQKLFVASPGSPEANIVRLASQTLHSIGDALKEVRTQMRRRGLTPPQLPAELAYVDTTEADTTYTPLTEESDE; encoded by the coding sequence GTGCGTCGGTACCGCCTCGAGCGAGGGATCAGCGTCCAGAAGCTCGCGGACATCTGCACTGAGGAGTACGGACTTCCGATCAAGCGTTCGGTCCTCGCCAACTTCGAGGGCGGCCGGCGGCCCGCGCTGAGCGTCGTTGAGCTGCTCGTGATCGCCCGCATCCTCAAGGTCCCGCCCGTACAACTGCTCTTTCCCGTAGGCCTTGAGGAGACGACCGAAGTCCTGCCGGGCAAGCCGGTGAACACCTGGGCGGCCCTGCAGTGGTTCACGGGCGAGGCCAGCCGGCTGCCCGGGGACGATCCGGAGACCGCGCCCATGGAGGGGGCGGCGGCTGTACGGATGTTCCGTCGGCACGATCGTCTTGTCGCCGAGTGGTCGGACAACAACCGCCAGCTGCAGAAGCTGTTCGTCGCCTCACCGGGATCGCCGGAGGCGAACATCGTGCGCCTCGCTTCCCAGACCCTGCACAGCATCGGCGATGCACTCAAGGAAGTACGCACGCAGATGCGCCGCCGCGGTCTAACCCCTCCGCAGCTCCCCGCCGAGTTGGCCTACGTCGACACGACGGAGGCCGACACCACGTACACGCCTCTCACGGAGGAGAGTGATGAATGA
- a CDS encoding site-specific integrase, with protein sequence MKPYKACSCRNPQTKRLLGKKCPNLTKKGHGGWYARYEAPKSAEGTRRQPRVGPYTTETECKKELAKVLGTAANPKAHDERKTTLGEYLERRYAWRMSEAETGEGLKKSTLEAERETIDLYGNPGLGHIKVVDLTDEHFRELYAAMRKLNRPEEKGDRSEILRRLKDARATRGGRRLHSRPLSESRIRRVHAVLHGVLTDASKLSKIRTDNPADGVWRSKGGKRKQGRAKPLLWTAERVEQWLKTGVIPAKVMVWTSDQCGAFLDFAEASEERLYPAFHLDAYYGPRRGELVGAEEQDLSLERKRLHVLQAQSDDELDDTKTEAGYRQIPLDDETVRVHRAWHKRKLEERLKWGELYQDSGRVYVYEDGTALKPEYLSSRFRILLERHANIRARAAEKWSVERIARKYRTTEAAVEVALRLTLPPIRFHDLRHGAATMLIAAGVDDKFVSEVLGHASVSFTKDVYAVVAEELSEDATRRISAFIPRQNRLMAVGANTVPSGR encoded by the coding sequence ATGAAGCCGTACAAAGCCTGCTCGTGCCGTAATCCACAGACGAAGCGGCTCCTGGGGAAGAAGTGCCCGAACCTCACCAAGAAGGGCCACGGCGGCTGGTACGCCCGGTACGAGGCCCCGAAGTCCGCGGAGGGGACCCGCCGGCAGCCGCGCGTCGGTCCGTACACCACGGAGACGGAGTGCAAGAAGGAGCTGGCGAAGGTTCTCGGCACGGCCGCGAACCCGAAAGCGCACGACGAGCGGAAGACGACGCTCGGCGAATACCTCGAGCGCCGCTACGCCTGGCGAATGTCGGAGGCCGAGACCGGCGAAGGCCTGAAGAAGAGCACCCTGGAAGCCGAGCGCGAGACGATCGACTTGTACGGCAATCCCGGGCTCGGCCACATCAAGGTCGTCGACCTCACCGATGAGCACTTCCGCGAGCTGTACGCGGCCATGCGGAAGCTCAACCGGCCCGAGGAGAAGGGCGACCGGTCGGAGATTCTGCGCCGGCTGAAGGACGCTCGAGCCACCCGCGGGGGGAGGCGTCTGCATTCCCGGCCGCTCTCCGAGTCGCGTATCCGCCGCGTGCACGCGGTCCTGCACGGCGTACTGACGGACGCGTCGAAGCTGTCGAAGATCCGGACGGACAACCCGGCTGACGGGGTCTGGCGGTCGAAGGGCGGGAAGCGCAAGCAGGGCCGCGCGAAGCCCCTGCTGTGGACAGCTGAGCGCGTCGAGCAGTGGCTGAAGACCGGGGTCATTCCGGCGAAGGTCATGGTGTGGACGTCCGACCAGTGCGGTGCGTTCCTCGACTTTGCCGAGGCCTCCGAGGAGCGGCTGTATCCGGCGTTCCATCTGGACGCGTACTACGGGCCGCGCCGTGGCGAGCTGGTCGGCGCCGAGGAGCAGGACCTCAGCCTCGAACGGAAGCGCCTGCATGTCCTGCAGGCCCAGTCGGACGACGAGCTCGACGACACGAAGACCGAGGCCGGCTACCGGCAGATCCCTCTGGACGACGAGACCGTCCGCGTTCACCGGGCCTGGCACAAGCGGAAGCTCGAGGAGCGCCTGAAGTGGGGCGAGCTGTACCAGGACTCGGGGCGCGTGTACGTCTATGAGGACGGCACGGCACTGAAGCCGGAGTATCTGTCGAGCCGCTTCCGGATCCTGCTCGAGCGGCACGCCAACATCCGTGCGAGGGCCGCTGAGAAGTGGTCGGTCGAGCGGATCGCGCGGAAGTACCGGACGACGGAGGCCGCGGTCGAGGTGGCGCTGAGGCTGACGCTGCCGCCCATCCGCTTCCATGATCTGCGGCACGGCGCGGCGACGATGCTGATCGCTGCCGGGGTCGACGACAAGTTCGTGAGCGAGGTTCTCGGACACGCGTCCGTGTCGTTCACGAAGGACGTGTACGCGGTCGTCGCGGAGGAACTGTCGGAGGACGCCACACGCAGGATCTCGGCGTTTATCCCGCGCCAGAATCGCCTTATGGCGGTTGGTGCCAACACAGTGCCATCAGGGCGCTGA
- a CDS encoding SSI family serine proteinase inhibitor, with the protein MLRRLALTVATSAAASLAALSAAPPAAYAASIPVMPPPVSGADDGDRLTVTVSKAGGGMDGTFELDCHPVGGSHPDARAACDQLDRRTTWGKDPFAPAAPGGMCTMQYGGPATAHVTGTWAGRPVDATYARADGCEIARWDALVPVLPGFGS; encoded by the coding sequence ATGCTGCGCCGCCTCGCCCTCACCGTCGCCACCTCCGCCGCCGCGTCGCTCGCCGCGCTGTCCGCGGCGCCGCCGGCCGCGTACGCCGCGTCGATTCCCGTCATGCCGCCGCCGGTGAGCGGGGCGGACGACGGGGACCGGCTCACCGTGACCGTGAGCAAGGCGGGCGGCGGCATGGACGGGACGTTCGAACTGGACTGCCATCCGGTGGGCGGCAGCCACCCCGACGCCCGGGCCGCCTGCGATCAGTTGGACCGGAGGACCACCTGGGGCAAGGACCCGTTCGCGCCGGCCGCGCCGGGCGGGATGTGCACCATGCAGTACGGCGGTCCGGCCACCGCACATGTCACGGGGACCTGGGCCGGACGGCCCGTCGACGCGACGTACGCGCGCGCCGACGGGTGCGAGATCGCGCGCTGGGACGCCCTCGTGCCGGTGCTTCCTGGGTTCGGATCGTAG
- a CDS encoding PAS domain-containing protein gives MSSRPSRGAARLAAILDALPDALVLVNANGTVVNANTIALEAFEAPGTALVGRGLLDLLPQFDSRLIPGTMRRPDTVDESGRTRPTRMIARRTDGSEFPVEVTSANLENGQQAYDGYGYTSDELLMLVVRDLSGTVDTEAELARSQRQTEMILRAAAEGVVGTDTEGRVVLVNPAAAQILGFRASDLGGQELHPLMLHSRADGEPFPYEESPLADTLRSGRKHRVRGQVLWSKSGDKVPVDLTTAPVRDGDQLVGAVMTFTDRRPYDSLAEEKDAEAQRHQEELERAAEEHAKELAAFREEHGTQLAELSERHEEELAAGDDRYAALAEREKDRYEALAARHEQLLAVLGRSLRGPLDQLRTELSVLAADDAGQLWPEANQVLHHLSAGYSRITTLVDNVLAYQRLDSGTEEVTRTKVMLDAVVAAGVDGAVELIGPGRVQFAVHAPPIEAEVDPQRLATALAHLVADVAGVDSTGNAPVSAGGYMDNTVVVAAAQRGEVVRIEVRGPYTGGDPVHEPIVRGIVRAHGGVLQTHEVPGMSGSAFVLEVPIGGGAGAVPAPGVDPGMALAVSAGADAGVDPGPAPGGGGVGSAVALPEQASPQSGGRRRARRASVDAFLESEVGPSTETAVPTGRRRRAAGDGGGGGAQLALPAQVSADEAGAEGSGGTGRRRGRPSPAEGDGVSEGAVVTAAEHAAGSAATGLGETVPPQGVPVPAGGRRARRDGERQALPAALPAAPSPAPDAGAAADASGGAPQPTGRRRRALAAAAERAAAQEAGPRAVFALPPAEADRSPEYAAQQAEAHGQAALAQAPVGQPPLSQAALGHAPAQADDGRHDVASHNAADDHTPPQPHPLQAPSGRRRARQTTGELDAATATGAPGVPGQMTPAQGAPQAPGVQGAPAAPGQAVAVPGQGVPVQAAPGQGVPGQEMPAQLGPVQGVPGQALPLPGQLPQAQGVPAEGMAPQAASGQPLPVAVPAQGNPGQGAPAQAGPVPGQMAPVQAVPPQGMPQQGAPGQALPAQAAPTGAADPAGAVGPGGVPVAAAPAQAPVQNAQPEPSQTPADAAAAQQPWPGTADGPADPEPAPAPEQPRAAQPLPAEAAAPPVDPNSTQGRAFSVRTLGQGVPFGRRMTDAQQPRQSRPASPPTPQPLPQAQAQAQAQAPVQAQAQTAPQPQAPTPPPHATNGSGRRRKLGTRPEPVADVAEQTDTAARPHPQGSGPQSRLANTTEGTGRSYAIGAPDENADEGPEPLDGPGGAVEVANQPHPQPMDDELPPEPLDNPRRLLVWPAPDITTQQALSDRGYRPVIVHSREEVDAQIAAFPAALFVDPLTGPITRTALQSLRQAAVAAEVPVLVTAGLGQATREAAYGADPAVLLKALAPRDSDQHPPRVLLIEEHAEIALALTSTLERRGMQVARASSDEDAVTLASQMRPNLVVMDLMQVRRRRAGIVDWLRANGQLNRTPLVVYTAAVDPTELPRLAAGETVLFLAERSTSTEVQGRIVDLLARIGTN, from the coding sequence GTGAGCAGCAGGCCATCCCGAGGCGCTGCTCGCCTCGCAGCCATACTCGACGCGCTTCCCGATGCGTTGGTGCTGGTCAACGCCAATGGAACGGTCGTCAACGCCAACACCATCGCCCTGGAGGCCTTCGAGGCCCCGGGCACGGCACTCGTCGGTCGCGGACTGCTCGATCTGCTGCCGCAGTTCGACTCCCGGCTCATCCCCGGCACGATGCGGCGGCCCGACACCGTCGACGAGAGCGGCCGTACCAGGCCCACCCGGATGATCGCCCGCCGCACCGACGGCAGCGAGTTCCCGGTCGAGGTCACGAGCGCGAACCTGGAGAACGGCCAGCAGGCGTACGACGGTTACGGCTACACCAGCGATGAGCTGCTGATGCTCGTCGTACGCGATCTCTCCGGCACCGTCGACACAGAGGCGGAGCTCGCTCGTTCGCAGCGGCAGACGGAGATGATCCTGCGGGCCGCCGCCGAGGGTGTCGTGGGGACGGACACCGAGGGACGGGTCGTTCTCGTCAATCCGGCCGCCGCTCAGATACTGGGTTTCCGGGCCAGCGATCTGGGCGGGCAGGAACTGCACCCGCTGATGCTGCACTCGCGCGCCGACGGCGAGCCCTTCCCGTACGAGGAGTCGCCGCTCGCCGACACCCTGCGCTCCGGGCGGAAGCACCGGGTGCGCGGGCAGGTCCTGTGGTCCAAGAGCGGTGACAAGGTGCCGGTCGACCTGACCACCGCGCCCGTTCGGGACGGTGACCAGCTCGTCGGGGCCGTGATGACCTTCACGGACCGTCGGCCGTACGACTCGCTCGCCGAGGAGAAGGACGCCGAGGCCCAGCGGCATCAGGAAGAGCTCGAACGGGCCGCCGAGGAGCACGCGAAGGAGCTGGCGGCATTCCGGGAGGAGCACGGCACTCAGCTCGCCGAGCTGAGTGAGCGGCACGAGGAGGAGCTTGCCGCCGGCGACGACCGGTACGCGGCACTCGCCGAGCGCGAGAAGGACCGCTACGAGGCGCTGGCCGCGCGGCACGAGCAGCTGCTCGCCGTGCTCGGGCGTTCCCTGCGCGGGCCGCTGGACCAGCTGCGGACCGAGCTGTCGGTCCTTGCCGCGGACGACGCCGGGCAGTTGTGGCCCGAGGCCAACCAGGTGCTGCACCACCTCTCGGCCGGCTACTCACGCATCACCACGCTCGTCGACAACGTGCTCGCCTACCAGCGCCTCGACTCCGGGACCGAAGAGGTCACCCGTACGAAAGTGATGCTGGACGCGGTCGTCGCGGCCGGTGTCGACGGGGCGGTCGAGCTGATCGGGCCCGGACGGGTGCAGTTCGCCGTTCACGCGCCGCCCATCGAGGCCGAGGTCGACCCGCAGCGGCTCGCGACCGCGCTCGCGCATCTCGTCGCGGACGTCGCGGGCGTCGACTCCACGGGCAACGCGCCGGTCTCGGCCGGCGGCTACATGGACAACACGGTCGTCGTGGCGGCCGCGCAGCGCGGCGAGGTCGTACGGATCGAGGTGCGCGGGCCGTACACCGGGGGAGACCCGGTGCACGAGCCGATCGTGCGGGGGATCGTGCGCGCGCACGGCGGAGTGCTGCAGACGCACGAGGTTCCCGGGATGAGCGGCAGCGCGTTCGTTCTCGAGGTGCCGATCGGGGGCGGGGCCGGGGCGGTTCCGGCTCCCGGCGTGGACCCCGGTATGGCCCTGGCCGTGAGTGCGGGTGCGGACGCCGGTGTGGATCCGGGCCCGGCTCCGGGCGGTGGCGGTGTCGGTTCCGCGGTCGCGTTGCCCGAGCAGGCCTCGCCGCAGAGTGGTGGGCGACGGCGGGCCCGGCGGGCCTCCGTCGACGCCTTCCTGGAGAGCGAGGTCGGGCCCTCGACGGAGACGGCCGTGCCCACCGGGCGGCGCAGGCGCGCTGCCGGGGACGGCGGCGGGGGCGGGGCTCAGCTCGCGCTTCCCGCTCAGGTCTCGGCCGACGAGGCCGGCGCCGAAGGTTCCGGCGGAACCGGGCGGCGGCGAGGGCGGCCCAGTCCGGCCGAGGGGGACGGCGTCTCCGAGGGCGCGGTCGTGACCGCTGCCGAGCATGCGGCCGGTTCCGCTGCCACGGGGCTGGGGGAGACCGTGCCTCCGCAGGGCGTGCCCGTGCCCGCCGGTGGACGGCGAGCGCGACGGGACGGCGAGCGGCAGGCGCTGCCGGCGGCATTGCCCGCGGCGCCTTCGCCCGCTCCGGACGCGGGTGCCGCCGCGGACGCCAGTGGTGGCGCGCCTCAGCCGACGGGACGGCGTCGGCGTGCGCTGGCCGCCGCGGCCGAGCGTGCGGCGGCGCAGGAGGCGGGGCCTCGCGCGGTGTTCGCGCTCCCGCCGGCCGAGGCGGACCGCTCTCCCGAGTACGCAGCCCAGCAGGCGGAGGCCCACGGCCAGGCAGCCCTCGCCCAAGCACCCGTCGGTCAGCCGCCTCTCAGCCAGGCAGCTCTCGGACACGCTCCCGCCCAGGCCGACGACGGGCGTCACGACGTGGCGTCGCACAACGCGGCCGACGATCACACGCCGCCCCAGCCTCATCCATTGCAGGCGCCCAGCGGGCGTCGACGGGCTCGGCAGACGACGGGCGAGCTCGACGCGGCCACCGCCACCGGCGCGCCGGGGGTTCCCGGGCAAATGACCCCCGCGCAGGGGGCTCCCCAGGCCCCGGGTGTGCAGGGTGCGCCCGCCGCGCCTGGCCAGGCCGTGGCGGTTCCCGGTCAAGGGGTTCCTGTGCAGGCGGCGCCTGGACAAGGGGTTCCTGGACAGGAGATGCCCGCGCAACTGGGCCCCGTACAGGGCGTTCCCGGGCAGGCACTGCCCTTGCCCGGACAGCTGCCCCAGGCTCAGGGCGTACCGGCTGAGGGCATGGCGCCGCAGGCTGCTTCCGGGCAGCCCCTGCCCGTCGCCGTACCCGCCCAGGGAAACCCCGGTCAGGGCGCCCCTGCCCAGGCCGGCCCCGTTCCCGGCCAGATGGCCCCGGTGCAGGCCGTTCCTCCGCAGGGCATGCCCCAACAGGGCGCCCCAGGACAGGCACTCCCGGCGCAGGCCGCGCCGACCGGTGCGGCGGACCCCGCGGGAGCCGTCGGCCCCGGCGGAGTGCCGGTAGCCGCTGCGCCCGCCCAGGCCCCCGTACAGAACGCCCAGCCGGAGCCGTCCCAGACCCCCGCGGACGCCGCTGCGGCACAGCAGCCCTGGCCGGGTACGGCCGACGGCCCGGCGGACCCGGAGCCCGCGCCTGCGCCCGAGCAGCCCCGTGCCGCACAGCCGCTCCCCGCCGAGGCCGCGGCGCCTCCCGTCGACCCCAACTCGACACAGGGCCGCGCGTTCAGTGTCCGTACCCTCGGGCAGGGCGTCCCGTTCGGCCGCCGTATGACGGACGCGCAGCAGCCCCGGCAGAGTCGGCCCGCGTCGCCGCCGACGCCCCAGCCGCTTCCTCAGGCCCAGGCGCAGGCGCAGGCACAAGCCCCGGTCCAAGCTCAGGCCCAGACCGCTCCGCAGCCGCAGGCCCCCACGCCTCCCCCGCACGCGACCAACGGCTCCGGGCGGCGTCGTAAGCTCGGCACCCGCCCCGAGCCCGTCGCCGACGTCGCCGAGCAGACGGACACGGCGGCCCGCCCGCACCCGCAGGGCAGCGGACCCCAGTCCCGGCTGGCCAACACCACCGAGGGCACCGGCCGTTCGTACGCCATAGGAGCCCCCGACGAGAACGCCGACGAGGGGCCCGAGCCGCTCGACGGCCCCGGCGGTGCGGTCGAGGTCGCGAACCAGCCGCATCCGCAGCCGATGGACGACGAGCTGCCCCCGGAGCCGCTCGACAACCCGCGTCGGCTGCTGGTCTGGCCCGCGCCGGACATCACCACCCAGCAGGCGCTGAGCGACCGCGGCTACCGGCCCGTCATCGTGCACTCGCGCGAGGAGGTCGACGCGCAGATCGCCGCCTTCCCTGCCGCACTCTTCGTGGACCCGCTCACCGGCCCGATCACGCGCACGGCGCTCCAGTCGCTGCGTCAGGCCGCCGTCGCCGCGGAGGTCCCGGTCCTGGTGACGGCGGGCCTCGGCCAGGCGACGCGTGAGGCGGCGTACGGCGCGGACCCGGCCGTACTCCTCAAGGCCCTCGCCCCGCGCGACAGCGATCAGCACCCGCCGCGGGTCCTGCTCATCGAGGAACACGCGGAGATCGCGCTGGCGCTGACCTCGACGCTGGAGCGGCGTGGAATGCAGGTCGCACGCGCCTCGTCGGACGAGGACGCCGTCACGCTGGCCTCGCAGATGCGGCCGAACCTGGTCGTGATGGACCTGATGCAGGTACGCCGCCGACGTGCCGGAATCGTCGACTGGCTGCGGGCGAACGGCCAGCTCAACCGCACCCCGCTCGTCGTCTACACCGCAGCCGTCGACCCGACCGAACTGCCGCGCCTCGCGGCGGGGGAGACGGTGCTGTTCCTCGCCGAACGGTCGACGAGTACCGAGGTGCAGGGCCGGATCGTGGACCTGCTGGCACGCATCGGCACGAACTGA
- a CDS encoding long-chain fatty acid--CoA ligase yields the protein MLSTMQDVPLLISRILTHGSTIHGSSQVITWTGEGEPQRRSFAEIGGRAARLAHALREDLGVRDDDRVATLMWNNAEHVEAYYAIPAMGAILHTLNLRLPPEQLVWIVNHAADRVVVANGSLLPLLAPLLPHLKTIEHVVVSGPGDRSLLDGATVQVHEYEDLIAGKPESYDWPELDERQAAAMCYTSGTTGDPKGVIYSHRSIYLHSMQVNMAQSMGLTDADTSLVVVPQFHVNAWGLPHAMFMTGVNVLMPDRFLQPAPLAEMIESQRPTHAAAVPTIWQGLLAELKAKPRDVSSLTQVTIGGSACPPALMKAFDELGMRVCHAWGMTETSPLGTIARPPAQVEVGSDEEFAYRLTQGRFPAGVEARLTGPGGERLPWDGESAGELEVRGPWIAGAYYGGQGAEVLRPADKFSEDGWLKTGDVGTISPDGFLTLTDRAKDVIKSGGEWISSVDLENALMAHPDVAEAAVVAVPDDKWGERPLATVVLKEGAGADFESLRSFLAGEGKIAKWQLPERWTIIESVPKTSVGKFDKKVLRRQYAAGELDITQI from the coding sequence GTGCTGAGCACGATGCAGGACGTACCGCTGCTGATCTCGAGGATCCTGACCCACGGGTCGACGATCCACGGTTCATCTCAGGTGATCACCTGGACCGGTGAGGGCGAGCCGCAGAGGCGCTCGTTCGCCGAGATCGGGGGCCGGGCGGCCCGGCTGGCACATGCGCTGCGTGAAGACCTCGGAGTCCGGGACGACGACCGGGTCGCGACGCTGATGTGGAACAACGCCGAGCATGTCGAGGCGTACTACGCGATCCCCGCCATGGGCGCGATTCTCCACACGCTCAACCTTCGACTGCCTCCCGAGCAGCTCGTCTGGATCGTCAACCACGCCGCCGACCGCGTGGTGGTGGCCAACGGCTCGCTGCTTCCGCTCCTCGCGCCGCTGCTGCCCCACCTCAAGACCATCGAGCACGTGGTGGTCTCCGGTCCCGGCGACCGTTCGCTGCTGGACGGGGCGACGGTCCAGGTGCACGAGTACGAGGACCTGATCGCCGGCAAGCCGGAGAGCTACGACTGGCCCGAGCTGGACGAGCGCCAGGCCGCGGCCATGTGCTACACCTCCGGCACGACCGGCGACCCCAAGGGCGTCATCTACTCCCACCGGTCGATCTACCTGCACTCGATGCAGGTCAACATGGCGCAGTCCATGGGCCTCACCGACGCGGACACCTCGCTTGTCGTCGTCCCGCAGTTCCATGTGAACGCCTGGGGCCTGCCGCACGCGATGTTCATGACCGGCGTGAACGTGCTGATGCCGGACCGTTTCCTCCAGCCCGCCCCGCTCGCCGAGATGATCGAGAGCCAGCGCCCGACGCACGCGGCCGCCGTCCCGACCATCTGGCAGGGTCTGCTCGCGGAGCTCAAGGCCAAGCCCCGTGACGTGAGTTCGCTGACCCAGGTCACCATCGGCGGCTCCGCCTGTCCGCCCGCCCTCATGAAGGCCTTCGACGAACTCGGCATGCGCGTCTGTCACGCCTGGGGCATGACGGAGACCTCTCCGCTCGGCACGATCGCGCGGCCTCCGGCCCAGGTGGAGGTGGGTTCGGACGAGGAGTTCGCGTACCGCCTCACGCAGGGCCGTTTCCCGGCGGGCGTCGAGGCCCGGCTGACCGGCCCGGGCGGCGAGCGGCTGCCGTGGGACGGAGAGTCGGCGGGTGAGCTGGAGGTGCGCGGCCCATGGATCGCGGGCGCGTACTACGGCGGTCAGGGCGCCGAAGTCCTGCGCCCCGCCGACAAGTTCAGTGAGGACGGCTGGCTCAAGACCGGCGACGTCGGGACGATCAGCCCCGACGGCTTCCTGACTCTCACCGACCGCGCCAAGGACGTCATCAAGTCCGGCGGAGAGTGGATCTCCTCGGTCGACTTGGAGAACGCGCTCATGGCTCACCCTGACGTAGCCGAGGCAGCGGTCGTTGCCGTCCCGGACGACAAGTGGGGTGAACGCCCGCTCGCCACCGTCGTGTTGAAGGAAGGCGCCGGCGCCGACTTCGAGTCCCTGAGGTCCTTCCTCGCGGGCGAGGGCAAGATCGCCAAGTGGCAGTTGCCTGAGCGCTGGACGATCATCGAGTCGGTACCGAAGACGAGCGTGGGCAAGTTCGACAAGAAGGTGCTGCGCAGGCAGTATGCGGCGGGTGAGCTGGACATCACCCAGATCTGA
- a CDS encoding SigE family RNA polymerase sigma factor, giving the protein MTTTVCTSASNAATRTLAYPSFSSYVKARQPVLLRTARSLTANPSDAEDLLQTALTKTYVAWERIEDHRALDGYVRRALLNTRTSQWRKRKVDEFACDELPEPEAPPAGDPAEQQALHDAMWRAIMKLPARQRAMVVLRYYEDLSEAQTADVLGVSIGTVKSAVSRALGKLREDPELGPVR; this is encoded by the coding sequence ATGACCACAACCGTCTGCACCAGCGCTTCGAATGCGGCGACGCGGACTCTTGCGTACCCGTCGTTCTCTTCGTACGTCAAGGCCCGCCAACCAGTGCTGCTGCGTACCGCTCGCTCGCTGACCGCGAACCCGAGCGACGCGGAGGACCTGCTGCAGACCGCACTCACGAAGACGTACGTCGCGTGGGAGCGGATCGAGGACCACCGGGCCCTCGACGGCTATGTACGGCGCGCGTTGCTGAACACGCGGACGTCGCAGTGGCGCAAGCGGAAGGTCGACGAGTTCGCGTGCGACGAGCTGCCGGAGCCGGAGGCTCCGCCGGCCGGGGACCCGGCGGAACAGCAGGCGCTGCACGACGCCATGTGGCGCGCGATCATGAAGTTGCCTGCGCGGCAGCGGGCGATGGTCGTCCTGCGGTACTACGAGGACCTGAGCGAGGCACAGACGGCGGACGTACTGGGAGTGTCGATCGGTACGGTCAAGTCGGCCGTGTCGCGTGCTCTGGGCAAGCTTCGTGAGGACCCCGAGCTGGGTCCCGTGCGCTGA
- a CDS encoding lipid-transfer protein yields MSVRTRDALGGRAAIVGIGATEFSKDSGRSELRLAVEAVRAALDDAGLTPADVDGMVTFTMDTSPEITVAQAAGMGELSFFSRIHYGGGAACATVQQAALAVATGVAEVVVCYRAFNERSGRRFGSGVQRREPSAEGAALGWSLPFGLLTPASWVAMAAQRYLHTYGLTPEAFGQVAVVDRKYAATNPAAYFHGKPITLADHAASRWIVEPLRLLDCCQETDGGQALVVTSVERARDLPHPPAVITAAAQGAGRAQEQMTSFYRDDLTGLPEMGVVARQLWRTSGLTPAGIDVGILYDHFTPFVLTQLEEFGFCKPGEAADFVAEERLPLNTHGGQLGEAYLHGMNGVAEGVRQLRGTSVNQIPEAHRVLVTAGTGVPTSGLILGTDDRG; encoded by the coding sequence ATGAGCGTACGGACGAGGGACGCGCTCGGCGGGCGGGCCGCGATCGTCGGGATCGGGGCCACCGAGTTCTCCAAGGACTCGGGGCGCAGTGAGCTGCGGCTGGCCGTCGAGGCGGTGCGGGCCGCGCTCGACGACGCGGGGCTCACACCGGCCGACGTGGACGGGATGGTGACGTTCACGATGGACACCAGCCCGGAGATCACCGTCGCCCAGGCGGCCGGCATGGGCGAGCTGTCCTTCTTCTCGCGGATCCACTACGGCGGAGGCGCGGCCTGTGCGACCGTCCAGCAGGCGGCTCTCGCCGTGGCCACGGGCGTGGCCGAGGTGGTGGTCTGCTACCGGGCGTTCAACGAGCGGTCGGGACGGAGATTCGGTTCGGGGGTGCAGCGGCGCGAGCCGTCGGCCGAGGGCGCCGCGCTCGGTTGGTCGTTGCCGTTCGGACTGCTCACGCCCGCGTCCTGGGTGGCGATGGCGGCCCAGCGCTATCTGCACACGTACGGACTGACGCCCGAGGCGTTCGGGCAGGTCGCGGTCGTCGACCGGAAGTACGCGGCGACCAATCCGGCGGCGTACTTCCACGGCAAACCGATCACACTCGCCGACCATGCCGCGTCACGGTGGATCGTCGAGCCGCTGCGGCTGCTGGACTGCTGTCAGGAGACCGACGGCGGTCAGGCCCTGGTCGTCACCTCGGTGGAGCGGGCGCGCGACCTGCCGCATCCGCCCGCCGTGATCACCGCGGCCGCCCAGGGCGCGGGACGCGCCCAGGAGCAGATGACCAGCTTCTACCGGGACGACCTGACAGGACTGCCGGAGATGGGCGTGGTGGCGCGGCAACTGTGGCGCACGTCCGGGCTCACGCCGGCCGGAATAGACGTGGGGATCCTGTACGACCACTTCACACCGTTCGTGCTGACACAGCTGGAGGAGTTCGGGTTCTGCAAGCCGGGCGAGGCCGCGGACTTCGTCGCCGAGGAGCGGTTGCCGTTGAACACGCACGGGGGGCAGCTCGGGGAGGCGTATCTGCACGGGATGAACGGTGTGGCGGAAGGCGTACGACAACTCCGGGGCACGTCCGTGAACCAGATACCCGAGGCCCACCGAGTGCTGGTGACGGCGGGGACGGGCGTCCCCACATCGGGGTTGATCCTGGGCACGGACGACCGGGGCTGA